A segment of the Anomalospiza imberbis isolate Cuckoo-Finch-1a 21T00152 chromosome 16, ASM3175350v1, whole genome shotgun sequence genome:
TGCGGTACTCCTTGACGAGCATGGTGACACTCCGGGCAGGGTGACAcgggcagggtgggcaggacGGGGGTCAGGCGGAGGCGGAGGCGCTGCCGGGGACACGGCTCATGCTGGGGGGCCGCGGGCAGCGGAGCGGGGGGGACGCGCCGCTGCCTCCCACGCTCCCGTCCCAGCACCCCGCGCTCGAGGCAGCCGCCCCGCTCGCGGTGACTTCACGAGCCGTTGCCATGGCAGTGGCGTGAGGTCACCCGTGCGAGGAGCAGCCTGGGTGTAcccagctggggacaccccggcACCCTAAAACCCTCCCGGTGTTAATCCCTTCCCTGCCAGGCAGACAAACGCGTCCCTACGCAGCTGGCTTGGAGCACACGTGTCCCCCCAAAATAGGGTGCTGTCCCTTCGGGGAGCCACATCCCCACCCAAATGTGGTGGCCAGCGCAGCAAGAGGGTTGCAGGGACATGAGGATGGGCTCAGACTTGCCCGATGCTCCTGAGGACCCACCTCTGGGCACCCACACTGTCCTGGCCTGAGGGGTGCTCCCCGGGAGCAGAGGATCCTGTCCCTGATGGACATCCCTTGCCCGGGCAGGAGTTGGATCCCCTTCCCCGAGGCTCCTCCCAGCACCTGTCCCAgccagcacccaccctggggctgccccccagcacccaccacacccatggcactgccaggctgtcACGCTCgcagggctggggatgctcagagTGAGTATCAGGACAGCTCTGGGGGCTCCTGGAtgtgccccccagccccacagagaaGAAAGGGGACGTGGGCCCTCCTGAAAGTCACCCCGGATGGGGGTTAGGCCTTGGAAGGCGGATGGGGGCTCACTCGGGATTTTGTCTGGAGGCAACTTGTCCAGCTGGGAACACAGGAACATCCTTGGGGGTACAGGGTCATAGCAGGACACAAAGGCATCTTTGGGGGCACCGGGGGACACAGGAGTGTCCCTGGGGCCACAAAGCCATTTGAGGCTACAGGGGCatccctgggggacacggggacaccctGCTGACAAGGCAGAGGGCTGGGTGCTGGTGCCAGGTACAGGAAGCCCAATGCCGGGGCAGAGGCAGCCCCGGCAAAAGGGAGGGGACACGCCGGGGACTCACCGGAGCGCTGCAGGGCACGGCATTCCCCTCCCCATCCCGGCAGCTCAGAACGGCCCCCGCCGGGTGGAAAAGGAggagcccccccggccgggCTCAGCCGCCCCTTTCCCCACCGCTGCCCGCGGCCGCATcccccccgggccgggccccgccgccccccacTGCCCGCACTCACCGGCCCGCGGCGGTGCCCGCTcccaccgccgccgccgccgccgccgtgcCCCGGCCGTCCCGGGCCGTGCGCAGGAGCGAGCCGCCCCCCGCACCGCCTCCCGCGCCGCGGCACACCGACCCCTAGGGGGAGGAATGCACCGGCACCGCACCGGCACCGCACCGGCACCGCACCGGCACCGCACCGCACCTGGAGCGGCACCGCACCGCACCGGCAACGGCACCGCACCGCAGTGACACCGGCACCACGGCACCGTGGCACGGCACCGAGAGACCCTCCAGCATCAGGGCTCCTCTGGCACGGCACAGACTGGCACCGGGGCGCCCCTGGCACGGCAAAGACCGGCGCCAGGGCTTCCCGCACCCACCAGGTCTCAGGTCCTCCCAGCGACCCCCAGCACCGCCCTGTGCCCCAGATGGGAGATGCCCCGATGGGGCTCCTGGGATGCGCCCCCCCAGGATCCCCCAAAGCTCCTCCAGCCACTCACCTGCACCCCGCTGCCAGCctggcccctgtccccccagcctcACCACACCCCgcgtgctggcactgcccacgTGCCACCCACAGCCACACGCTACCAGCACAGCTCATCACCAGTGACACCGCTGTCACTCCCTGTGCCTCCCGAACTCCTACCTCTGCTAATTTCCATCATCCTGGGCATTGCTGTACTGGGCTGTGCCTCGCCACTGTCATTTTCCTGTTATTTCCTCCTAAAACTCTGCCATGccctccagccccactgccTGGGGTGCAGGGGAGTGCCCCATCAGTGCCAGCGTGATGGccactgtggggacagggatcgGGCAAAGGGGACGCCGCCCAGGCCATCCTGTGGTGTTGACATCACcggcactgctgggacccagcacTGCAGTGGCCCTGGCACTGGCCATAGAAGTCCCACCTGCCCAGGCACTGGGGCACCTGTGGGCTCCTTTGTGATTGCCAGTCTGTGCCACCTCCTGGTGGTGGGAACCCCCCGTTGTGTCACGCTGTGAGCCCCAGGGCAGTGAGATGGGCCCTGACATGGCCCTGGCAGCCccaaggcagcagggatggccCCAGGCTGTGGCCAGGACAAGCAGTGGCAGAAGGAGCAGCATGGGGACAGTGGCCCCAAAACCTGCCAGGGTGCCTCACGGGCACCCATCCCACATCCGGGAGCGCGGTGCCAGGAGCTCTGCCCGCAGGCACaccttccctgcctgccctgcactgctgccttcTTCCCACATACCAGCCTTTGGTGTCACTGTGCCCCCGTGGTGTGTGTCAGTGCCCCCAGctctggtggcactgggtggcagccaccccccctccccattttcccccagggaggggacaccacAGCAGTCCCCAAAGGAGGACTCCAGCCTACGTGGCTTGGACCAAACCCAGCAGGGCTCCCACTGGGGTGACTGTGGTGGTGACAAGGACCTGGCCATGCTGGTGACAAGTACCTGGTGGGCTCTCAGCCCCCCTAACAGCTGCATTCCTCCTGAACCTGTTTGGCAGGGCCCTGTCCAGGTGCCAAGAAAAAGGCATCCGGGTTGGGCTTTTCCTGGTCATGCCCTGCTTCACTCCAGTGCCGAGTCAACAAGGAGTAGGAAGGATTTTCTGGAGCCTGGTGCCCCCACAGTGCTGCTGGTGTCCCCCAAAGTCACCCGCAGCTGCCAGTGCCAATGGTTCCCACCAGTTTCTTACCCCCCAGCAGGGATCCTGCAGAGGGTtgggaaggggaagaaagaggagGCAGAAACAAGTGAAAAATGACCCAATTTAATCCCAAAGCCCCCTCAAGCTCCGGGGTTTCGGAAGCCCCTCGtggcccctccagcccccctgTCTGTGCAGCCCGTGGGGCCCGGGGCTGAGCGCACCCCCGGGAGCACCCCctggctccctgctccagcacgggGACAAGGAGCTCTCCGAGGCATCCGGCCTCTTCCTCAGCTCCGCCGGCAGCCCCGTACCGCCACCGGCACCCAGCCGCGTCCCACCGCCCCGAGCCCCGCCCCAAGCCCTTAGGGAGGTGCCCTGAAAAAGACCATTCTGGTGGAGTAAACCAGGTCCACCAAGTAGGCGATGAGGTTGAAGATGGTGAGGAAGGTGACCCCCAGGTTCTTGTTCCACCCGCAGTTCGCACCGCAGGGATCGGGGCGGCTCCGTCCCCGGAAGCTGTAGAGAGGCCACAGGATGGTGGCAGTGAGGTACATCAGCAGGGCCAGGAAGTTGTACCCCACCAGCACCTTCTCCAGCGGGCAGGGAATGTAGGTGAGGCAGCGGCCGATGGtgaagatgatgatgaggaGGGTGAAGATGAAGCAGATGGAGTAGACAGCCACGCACCACATCAGGCCAGGCTCCTTATTGTATTCCATATTGTCCAGCAAGGAGAAGATCAGGCAAGCCACATAGGCTTCAAAGACCTTGAGGAGCCCAGGCACGGTGGAGAGGAAGCTGCTGATGTCCCCGGGCTTGGCACGGGTCAGTGACACTTCGACGGCGTAGGCGAGGAAGCAGAGGCAAGAGGCAGTGGTGGCCACGGCCTGCCGGGcacactggctgctgctgcaggggctgctgaTGAAGGTGGCAGGGAAGACCACCGAGGAGGTGAAGACCATCAGAGCGGCCAGCATGGAGAAAGCCGAGGTGAAGTCATCCCAGGAGAGCGGCAGCAGGGGGtagagctccagcagctccagcagcagcaccagcagcgtCACGGCGAAGCAGAAGCACCAGGTGAACATGCACCACGTCCCATAGGGACCCCCGAAGTGCCCGGTGGAGGCCACCAAGCTGAAGGCGAGGCAGGACAGCACGACGGCGAGGAGCCGGGCGATGCCCACCCAGGAGGTCAGGGCGTGGAGGTTCACCGTGGCCATGGCCCGGCCGCTCTCTGCCCGCGCCGCGCTGGGCAGTGGGTGCTGCCCGCAGCCACTCTTATCTGGCTGCTGGGGAAGAAGGGTggggcccagggcagggagccGCCAGTCCCTCCCGAGCCACCCGTGCCAAGGACCCCCGgctctgctgccgctgccgccaCGCCGGGTGGCTGCTGGTGGCGGCCACGGCGTGGGGTGGATCATTAACGTGGGGTTGGGCAAAGGGTGGTGACGCCGAGGCCGGCGGTGGGACCGGGGCGGGCAGGAAAGCCACCACGTGCCACCGTCCTGGCAgcgagccccagccctgcctgtggcaggaggTACAAAAGGGCTTTCCATGCACCCCTAGAGTACCGGGGGGGCACCCCGACACCTTGACAGGTACCAGGGCTTAGCACAGCGGGGCAGCACCCACTGGGTCCCCCTGAGGGTTTTAGGGGCTGCACCCAGTACGGTGCCCCTGGCAGGAGGGTGCCACAGCTGGGTGTAGCCCCTTCACACCCTTGCAGGCAAAGCCTCCACACCCCGCCGGCACCTCCGCTCCCCTCCCGGCACCTCCACCACCTGATAAGAGGCTCAAagtccagctgtgccagctgcctcACTGGGCAGGGGGGGTGAGGtggccatggggagggcatcTGCACCTTGGTCACACCCCACAGGCAGCACCTCCACTTCCCCAGCATGCCTGGGGGGccagagcagccagagcagcacaggaggagggTGGCACATCAAAAGTTGGGAGTCCAGCAGGAGGGTGAAGGCTGAAGGCTCTGGATTAACCTTTAATGTCACACAGGGTCCGGGGGTCTGTGCCCATGGCAGAGCTTGGGGATGAGGGACCCATGTCAGGGCAGCTGGGCACTCTTGGGGGGTTCAGCCCAGGCAGGTTCCTGGCACAGCCATGGTGGGCAGGGGTGGGCACTGCCATGGGGTCCAGTGGTGATCTGGGGGGGGGCACAAGGTGGCTCAGAGGTGGCTGCTGGCCTCGCCCTTGCCAGGCAGCCCATTGAGGGGGCTCAGCCCCGGCCGGTTGCTCTCGTTCAGCCGCCGCACGCGGTAACTCTCGTAGTGGACGTTGTGGGTGATGTCCTTCAGGTCCTGCAGGTGTGACCTGCCCGGGGTGGCAGGGGGAGGAAGGGCATCATGTCACTGTCCCCCCCATCCTGCTGTCACCCCGTGGGGTTCCAGCACTCCCTACCCTGTCCCCTGCTCACCGGATCAGCAGGTCCCGCAGGAGGGGGAACTCGCAGTGTGCTGAGTTCTCCACTGCAAGGcaaggcagaggggcagggttGGCAGGAGGGCTCGGTGGCTCTGGGATGCCCGGCCAGAGCATCCTGGCACGCTCTGGGTACCACcggagcacagcacagctccgTGCCACCTGGCGTGGCTCGGCACCCACCCGGGCAAGGACACACCCGGGGGTGCTGCTCCCTGCACCtgtgggggctgggggtgtcaGGGGCTCTGCTCACCTTCAATGATGCCCCACTTGGTCTTGCGGCCCAGCACCCGCTTGCCGTTCACCTGGTGCTCCTGGTCTGCCCCCACCACGGCAAAGGGAATCTTCTCCTgccagcagaggctgtgctcGTCCCGGGTGCTGCtcccctgcgctccccagggtccctgtcccccaccctgctccccaggggctggcCCCCTCCGTCCCAGCATCCTGGCACTCACACGAATCCTGTCGTTCAGTGCCCTGTCTTCGGGGTCCTGGTCGAAATCCTCCTGCGGGTACACGCTGATGGCGTGGGTCTTCAGATCCTCCTGGATCTGTGGGACACAGGGCTTGAGCCGGGGCGgtgggggacatggggcagcCCGGGAACCCCTCAGGGACCTGTCCTCACCCGCTGCTTGAATTCTGCCCGTTCCTCCAGGGTGAGCGTGTCAGCTTTGGCAATCACCGGCACCACGTTGACGATCTTGCTGAGCCGCCGCATGAACTCCAGGTCCAGTGGGCGCAGCCTGACGAGGGCCACCGTCACTCCAGGGTGTCCCCACCTCTGCCACTGGGGGGTGACCCCACCACTACCACCCCAGGGTCACTCTGAGGTGACCCCAGCACCATCACCCTGAGGGACCTTCCCCACTACCACCCCAGGTTGATACCCTATCTCTGTCACCCTGAGGTGACCCCACCATCATCATCCCAGGGTGAC
Coding sequences within it:
- the LOC137483452 gene encoding LOW QUALITY PROTEIN: myeloid-associated differentiation marker homolog (The sequence of the model RefSeq protein was modified relative to this genomic sequence to represent the inferred CDS: deleted 3 bases in 2 codons), with amino-acid sequence MESPFVPPATGRAGARCQDGGTVAFLPAPVPPPASASPPFAQPHVNDPPHAVAATSSHPAWRQRQQSRGSLARVAREGLRLPALGPTLLPQQPDKSGCGQHPLPSAARAESGRAMATVNLHALTSWVGIARLLAVVLSCLAFSLVASTGHFGGPYGTWCMFTWCFCFAVTLLVLLLELLELYPLLPLSWDDFTSAFSMLAALMVFTSSVVFPATFISSPCSSSQCARQAVATTASCLCFLAYAVEVSLTRAKPGDISSFLSTVPGLLKVFEAYVACLIFSLLDNMEYNKEPGLMWCVAVYSICFIFTLLIIIFTIGRCLTYIPCPLEKVLVGYNFLALLMYLTATILWPLYSFRGRSRPDPCGANCGWNKNLGVTFLTIFNLIAYLVDLVYSTRMVFFRAPP